A DNA window from Chitinibacter fontanus contains the following coding sequences:
- a CDS encoding NUDIX hydrolase: protein MIMSVSQTAIAAYLAQQPQFDASHLRRLILLDQPLGWLEPNVVDILQRFDACFEAAGSGVRVNASLSETAHILGAAALHLRELGLIKVWRNELYAVHPLSDTGELDTSKTLFTLERGAFRRFGLCSRAAHINGLRSDGNIWLGQRTSSKGIDPNKLDNLAAGGIPHNESVEACVVRELFEEAGIPTPLAQQAQFTGMARSTRNEIDGTHDEILYCYDLHLNAAIKPINQDGEVAQFLCLSPQQVLARLPEMTWDAGLVMAQCLQKNYPNLSL from the coding sequence ATGATTATGTCTGTTTCACAAACCGCCATAGCCGCTTATTTGGCACAGCAACCGCAGTTTGATGCGTCACATCTGCGCCGCTTGATCCTGCTAGATCAGCCATTAGGATGGCTCGAGCCCAACGTCGTCGATATTTTGCAGCGCTTTGACGCCTGCTTTGAAGCGGCTGGCTCAGGTGTACGGGTCAATGCCTCGCTGTCTGAAACGGCCCATATTTTGGGGGCGGCCGCATTGCACTTACGGGAACTAGGACTCATCAAGGTTTGGCGCAATGAGCTCTATGCGGTGCACCCGCTGAGCGATACGGGTGAGCTAGATACAAGTAAAACTTTATTTACGCTGGAGCGCGGTGCTTTTCGTCGTTTTGGCCTGTGTAGCCGCGCCGCACACATCAACGGCTTGCGCAGCGATGGAAATATCTGGTTAGGGCAACGCACCAGTAGCAAGGGTATAGACCCGAACAAATTGGATAACCTGGCTGCTGGCGGCATACCCCATAATGAGTCAGTAGAGGCTTGCGTGGTACGTGAATTATTTGAAGAAGCAGGCATTCCTACCCCACTCGCCCAGCAAGCTCAATTTACCGGCATGGCGCGCAGCACGCGCAACGAAATTGACGGTACGCATGATGAAATTTTGTATTGCTACGATCTACATTTAAACGCCGCGATTAAGCCAATTAATCAAGATGGCGAGGTGGCGCAGTTTTTATGCTTGAGCCCACAACAGGTGCTGGCGCGCTTGCCCGAGATGACTTGGGATGCCGGCTTAGTGATGGCGCAGTGCTTGCAGAAAAACTATCCAAATTTATCCTTATAA
- the trhP gene encoding prephenate-dependent tRNA uridine(34) hydroxylase TrhP, whose amino-acid sequence MLKAPELLLPAGTLDRMRAAYDFGADAVYAGQPRYSLRARNNEFGLEEIALGIEEAHARGKKFFVASNILPHNSKVKTYLADMEPVIAMKPDALIMADPGLIMMVREKWPEQVIHLSVQANTVNYAGVKFWKSLGLERVILSRELSLDEIEEIRQLCPDTELEVFVHGALCIAYSGRCLLSGYFNHRDPNQGTCTNACRWDYKTHDTVEDDAGDVQTKTQVIQFDFNKAMSEGNQSFAACGGAERHPLADKTYLIEEGNRPGELMPIMEDEHGTYIMNSKDLRAVQHIERLVKMGVDSLKIEGRTKSLYYVARTAQVYRRAIDDAVAGRPFNPALLADLDGLANRGYTDGFYQRHYTHEAQNYLDGHSKAKRSQFVGEIIANEAGWARIEVKNKFSLGDTLEVIHPSGNIEVKIEAMRDKNGKEITVAPGNGIQVQIPLAEQYASALLARLF is encoded by the coding sequence ATGTTAAAAGCCCCTGAACTACTCCTTCCTGCCGGTACGCTCGACCGGATGCGCGCTGCGTATGATTTTGGTGCCGATGCAGTCTATGCTGGGCAGCCGCGCTATAGCTTGCGCGCGCGTAATAATGAATTTGGTCTGGAAGAAATCGCACTCGGCATCGAAGAAGCCCATGCGCGCGGCAAGAAATTTTTTGTGGCGAGCAATATCTTGCCGCACAACTCAAAAGTGAAAACATATCTGGCTGATATGGAGCCGGTGATCGCGATGAAACCGGATGCGCTAATTATGGCCGACCCCGGTTTGATTATGATGGTGCGCGAGAAATGGCCAGAGCAAGTCATTCACCTCTCGGTGCAAGCCAATACCGTCAATTATGCTGGCGTCAAATTTTGGAAATCGCTCGGTCTTGAGCGCGTGATTTTGTCGCGTGAATTGAGTCTCGATGAGATCGAAGAGATTCGCCAGCTCTGTCCAGATACCGAGCTGGAAGTATTTGTGCACGGCGCTTTATGCATTGCTTATTCCGGCCGCTGCCTGCTATCTGGTTATTTTAATCACCGTGACCCCAATCAAGGCACTTGCACTAATGCCTGCCGCTGGGATTACAAAACGCACGACACCGTTGAAGATGATGCTGGCGACGTACAGACCAAAACTCAGGTCATCCAGTTTGACTTCAACAAAGCGATGTCTGAAGGCAATCAAAGCTTTGCAGCTTGTGGCGGTGCCGAGCGTCACCCATTGGCCGACAAAACTTATCTAATCGAGGAAGGCAATCGCCCTGGTGAGTTGATGCCGATCATGGAAGATGAGCACGGCACTTACATCATGAATAGTAAAGACCTGCGCGCGGTGCAGCATATCGAGCGCTTGGTCAAAATGGGTGTTGATTCGCTAAAGATTGAAGGCCGCACCAAATCGCTATATTACGTTGCACGGACTGCACAGGTATATCGCCGAGCAATTGACGACGCAGTAGCTGGCCGCCCGTTTAATCCTGCGTTGTTGGCGGATTTGGATGGCTTGGCCAATCGTGGCTATACCGATGGCTTCTATCAGCGCCACTACACGCATGAAGCGCAAAATTATCTCGACGGCCATTCAAAGGCCAAACGCAGCCAGTTTGTCGGCGAAATTATCGCCAACGAAGCCGGTTGGGCGCGGATTGAGGTTAAAAACAAATTCTCACTGGGCGATACACTGGAAGTAATTCATCCAAGCGGCAATATCGAAGTCAAAATCGAAGCCATGCGAGATAAAAACGGCAAAGAAATTACCGTAGCACCTGGTAACGGGATTCAGGTACAAATCCCACTCGCTGAGCAATACGCCAGCGCCCTGCTTGCCCGACTGTTTTAA
- a CDS encoding sensor histidine kinase, translating to MKNNNHWLRMQVTKRSLQRQILLWTVLPLLALWLAGAAVIYQVSFHFVNERSDAYLSRFAASLAQQVAEGAKAKHPVSALDIETRAQLLLKTAQEGQVSYALSTSDGQINIGVPRQPLVFDGSTANNLASHAFSSVMHREQSHRLMRAYFPGNPNLQQPAVWVEVSKNLTEQTQSLHQYMYRMALPLVLMMGIVSVLIWYGVKNTLRPLISLKQMVETRQAQDLSPLSLADAPEEIDALSNALNQLLASTEESINRQRRFIADAAHQLRTPLAGLKSQTELAMRENSPEGLRDRLNMVHTSATRSIHLVNQLLTLARSEPGSLNGIPKVKMDLARLVRDLTGELVPRALAARIDLGCDCLVQEAWIEGNSALLRELFINLVENAIKYIPRDGSVTVRLTETPTQYVVDVEDNGEGIPDADKQRVFERFFRREQTGNGCGLGMAIVREIVERHSGTVELLDAVPHGLIVHVVLPKNLISS from the coding sequence TTGAAAAACAACAACCATTGGCTGCGGATGCAAGTAACTAAGCGCTCTTTACAGCGTCAGATCCTGTTATGGACCGTGCTGCCCTTGCTGGCCTTATGGCTAGCAGGGGCAGCTGTCATTTATCAGGTGTCTTTTCACTTTGTAAATGAACGTAGTGACGCTTATCTGTCTCGTTTTGCCGCCAGCTTAGCTCAGCAAGTTGCGGAAGGCGCCAAAGCCAAGCACCCAGTTTCGGCGCTTGATATTGAAACTAGGGCGCAATTATTGCTCAAAACCGCGCAGGAAGGGCAGGTGAGCTATGCGCTTAGCACTAGTGACGGGCAGATTAATATTGGTGTGCCACGTCAGCCTTTGGTGTTTGACGGCTCGACTGCCAATAATTTGGCGAGCCATGCTTTTTCGAGCGTGATGCACCGTGAGCAGTCACATCGCTTGATGCGTGCCTATTTCCCTGGAAATCCAAATCTGCAGCAGCCCGCGGTATGGGTTGAAGTAAGTAAAAATCTAACCGAGCAGACGCAATCTTTACATCAGTACATGTACCGCATGGCGTTGCCGCTAGTATTGATGATGGGCATAGTGAGTGTGCTGATCTGGTACGGCGTAAAAAATACGCTACGTCCTCTTATTTCGCTCAAGCAGATGGTGGAAACGCGACAAGCACAGGATTTGTCGCCGCTCTCGCTGGCGGATGCGCCTGAAGAAATTGATGCATTGTCGAATGCCTTGAACCAATTGCTGGCAAGTACCGAGGAAAGTATCAATCGGCAACGTCGATTTATTGCCGATGCAGCCCATCAACTCCGTACGCCTTTGGCGGGTTTGAAATCGCAAACCGAATTGGCTATGCGTGAAAATAGCCCCGAGGGTTTGCGTGACCGCCTGAATATGGTGCACACCAGTGCCACGCGTAGTATTCACTTGGTTAATCAGTTGCTGACTCTGGCCAGATCTGAGCCAGGTAGTTTAAATGGCATTCCAAAAGTGAAAATGGATTTAGCCCGTTTAGTCCGTGATTTGACGGGTGAGTTGGTGCCGCGCGCCTTAGCAGCCAGAATTGACTTGGGTTGTGATTGCTTGGTGCAAGAGGCGTGGATTGAAGGTAATTCGGCGCTATTGCGTGAGCTGTTTATTAATCTGGTTGAAAATGCCATTAAGTATATTCCGAGAGATGGTAGCGTGACTGTGCGTTTAACAGAAACCCCTACCCAGTATGTTGTTGATGTGGAAGATAACGGTGAGGGTATTCCTGATGCGGATAAGCAGCGCGTGTTTGAGCGCTTTTTCCGGCGCGAACAAACGGGTAATGGTTGCGGCTTAGGGATGGCGATTGTGCGCGAGATCGTCGAGCGCCATAGCGGTACGGTTGAATTGCTCGATGCGGTGCCACATGGTTTGATTGTGCATGTGGTATTGCCGAAAAACCTAATCAGTTCCTAG
- a CDS encoding response regulator transcription factor, whose protein sequence is MATRLFLAEDDLILADALKTSLSQAEFQCDCVNDGALALQILLHNDYDAVVLDIGLPNMDGLTVLRNVRQHKPSLPILILTALDGLDERVAGLDAGADDYLTKPFEFSELEARLRALLRRSQILPQSVQQLGNLRLDRAGQRAWCNDSPLDLSARELTVLEILMSNIDRVVTKEQIVSELGNENAEVGLNAIEVYVHRLRKKLEPCGVVIRTIRGLGYLLEKQQPLAADASN, encoded by the coding sequence ATGGCGACTCGTTTATTCTTGGCCGAGGATGACCTCATCCTCGCTGATGCGCTTAAAACCAGCTTGTCTCAAGCAGAATTTCAATGTGACTGTGTCAATGATGGTGCATTGGCACTGCAAATTTTGCTGCACAATGATTATGATGCCGTAGTTTTAGATATTGGCCTGCCAAACATGGACGGCTTAACAGTATTGCGGAATGTTCGTCAGCACAAGCCATCGCTGCCTATTTTGATTCTGACTGCTTTGGATGGTCTGGATGAGCGTGTTGCCGGTTTAGATGCGGGCGCAGATGATTATCTGACTAAGCCATTTGAATTCTCTGAGCTGGAAGCACGTCTGCGCGCGCTGTTGCGTCGCAGTCAGATTCTGCCGCAATCGGTACAGCAATTGGGAAATTTGCGTCTGGATCGCGCAGGTCAGCGTGCATGGTGCAATGACTCTCCGCTCGATTTGTCTGCTCGTGAGTTGACCGTACTCGAGATCTTGATGTCAAACATCGATCGCGTGGTAACCAAAGAGCAGATCGTCAGCGAATTGGGCAACGAAAACGCTGAAGTGGGCTTGAACGCGATTGAAGTTTACGTTCACCGCCTGCGTAAAAAGCTAGAGCCATGCGGTGTCGTTATCCGCACTATCCGTGGCTTGGGCTACCTGCTTGAAAAACAACAACCATTGGCTGCGGATGCAAGTAACTAA
- the hemH gene encoding ferrochelatase, which produces MPRFYAEPDFSHANPSKIGVLLVNLGSPDAPTAKAVRPYLKQFLSDPRVVEIPKPIWWCILNVIILNVRPKKSAAKYASIWTKEGSPLRVWTEKQAKLVKGTLGEQFKGELVVDYAMRYGNPSIEQQILKMKAQNCQHLVVVPMYPQYAASTSASVFDEVARVLQKSRFQPALRVMAPFYDEAAYIEALAHGVREHWRVNGRGEHLLMSFHGVPKYTLEKGDPYHCHAYKTGRLLAENLGLVAGQYTVAFQSRFGKAEWLQPYTSDVLHKLAKQKIPRLDVICPGFVADCLETLEEIAMEGRDDYLAAGGAQYSYIPCLNDQEQWISGLSTLISRELTGWLTNGKCSKNEKSVLEQRDARFRSLGLQK; this is translated from the coding sequence ATGCCCCGATTTTATGCGGAACCCGATTTCTCCCACGCCAACCCCAGTAAAATTGGCGTGCTATTGGTCAACCTTGGTTCACCCGACGCGCCCACCGCTAAAGCGGTGCGCCCTTATCTGAAGCAGTTTCTATCCGATCCACGCGTGGTTGAAATTCCAAAGCCCATTTGGTGGTGCATTTTGAACGTCATTATTTTGAATGTGCGCCCAAAGAAAAGCGCTGCCAAATACGCCAGTATCTGGACTAAAGAAGGCTCTCCGTTGCGCGTATGGACCGAAAAACAAGCCAAGCTGGTCAAAGGCACCTTGGGTGAGCAATTTAAAGGCGAACTCGTGGTCGACTATGCGATGCGCTATGGCAATCCATCGATTGAACAGCAAATTCTAAAAATGAAAGCGCAAAACTGTCAGCATCTGGTCGTGGTGCCCATGTACCCACAGTATGCCGCCAGTACGAGCGCCAGCGTGTTTGACGAAGTTGCCCGTGTATTGCAAAAAAGCCGTTTCCAGCCTGCTTTGCGCGTTATGGCGCCGTTTTATGATGAGGCTGCTTATATTGAGGCGCTTGCGCACGGTGTGCGCGAGCATTGGCGTGTAAATGGTCGGGGTGAGCATCTTCTAATGAGTTTTCACGGAGTACCTAAATACACATTAGAAAAGGGCGATCCATATCATTGCCATGCCTACAAAACTGGTCGCTTGCTGGCGGAAAATTTAGGCTTGGTAGCGGGGCAATATACCGTTGCGTTCCAGTCGCGTTTTGGAAAGGCAGAGTGGCTGCAGCCGTATACAAGTGACGTGCTGCATAAGCTGGCAAAACAAAAAATACCAAGGCTAGATGTGATATGCCCCGGTTTTGTTGCCGATTGTCTGGAAACGTTAGAGGAGATCGCCATGGAGGGGCGTGACGACTATCTTGCTGCTGGTGGCGCTCAGTATAGTTATATTCCCTGCTTAAATGATCAGGAGCAGTGGATTTCTGGGCTTTCGACGCTGATTTCTCGTGAGCTGACAGGTTGGCTGACAAACGGTAAATGTAGTAAAAATGAGAAATCTGTTCTAGAACAAAGAGATGCAAGGTTCAGGTCTTTAGGCTTACAAAAATGA
- a CDS encoding phosphoglycerate kinase yields the protein MAKLFIEDLDLAGKRVLIRVDFNVPVKNGVVESDKRIRAALPTIRYALAQGASVVLMSHLGRPNGQKVEKYSLAPVATRLQELLGSPVTFLADCVGAEVEAACANLVAGQVVLLENVRFHIEEEGKAKDADGNSVKADPAKVAAFRASLSKLGDVFVNDAFGTAHRAHSSMVGVELPRAAGYLLKKELDFLGEAVNKPVRPLVAIIGGSKISGKIDVIQALLPKVDKLIIGGGMAFTFLKAQGFEIGKSLCENDKVDLARDLMAQAGDKLVLPSDTMVTRALNFDARTLDGLVEVQSTAIPADQEGVDIGSATRAAYADIIKSAKTVLWNGPMGVFEIDASAEGTFAVAHALVDATANGAITVVGGGDSVAAVEKAGLEDKVSHVSTGGGASLEFLEGKALPGVEALSDK from the coding sequence ATGGCTAAGCTGTTTATTGAAGATCTCGATCTAGCAGGCAAACGTGTATTGATTCGTGTTGACTTTAACGTGCCAGTCAAAAATGGCGTGGTGGAAAGCGATAAACGTATTCGTGCCGCTCTGCCGACGATACGCTATGCCCTCGCACAAGGCGCCTCAGTCGTGCTGATGTCGCACTTAGGTCGTCCAAATGGCCAAAAAGTAGAGAAATACAGCTTGGCACCAGTTGCTACTCGCCTGCAAGAGCTGCTCGGCAGCCCAGTGACCTTCCTAGCTGATTGCGTTGGCGCTGAAGTTGAAGCCGCTTGCGCCAACTTAGTGGCTGGTCAGGTTGTATTGCTGGAAAACGTCCGTTTCCATATTGAAGAAGAAGGCAAAGCAAAAGACGCTGATGGCAACTCAGTCAAAGCAGATCCAGCCAAAGTGGCCGCATTCCGCGCCAGCTTGTCAAAATTGGGCGACGTATTTGTTAATGATGCATTTGGTACAGCTCACCGCGCCCATTCATCAATGGTCGGTGTTGAATTGCCACGCGCAGCTGGCTACCTGCTGAAAAAAGAACTCGACTTCCTCGGTGAAGCGGTCAACAAGCCAGTTCGCCCACTGGTTGCCATCATTGGCGGCTCAAAAATCTCTGGCAAAATCGATGTGATTCAGGCTTTGCTACCAAAAGTAGACAAGCTGATCATCGGTGGCGGCATGGCATTTACTTTCTTGAAAGCGCAAGGCTTTGAGATCGGCAAATCATTGTGCGAGAACGACAAAGTGGACTTGGCACGCGACTTGATGGCGCAAGCTGGCGACAAACTCGTATTGCCAAGCGACACCATGGTAACGCGCGCACTGAATTTTGATGCTCGTACTTTGGATGGCTTGGTAGAAGTTCAATCTACTGCAATCCCAGCCGATCAAGAAGGCGTGGATATTGGTTCGGCAACGCGCGCAGCCTACGCAGACATCATCAAATCGGCGAAAACCGTTCTGTGGAATGGCCCAATGGGCGTGTTTGAAATTGATGCGTCTGCTGAAGGCACATTTGCTGTAGCTCACGCATTGGTTGACGCAACCGCCAATGGCGCGATCACTGTCGTAGGTGGTGGTGACTCGGTAGCCGCGGTTGAAAAAGCGGGCTTAGAAGACAAAGTAAGCCACGTTTCAACCGGCGGCGGCGCATCTCTTGAATTCCTCGAAGGCAAGGCTTTGCCAGGCGTAGAGGCTTTGAGCGATAAATAA
- the pflA gene encoding pyruvate formate-lyase-activating protein: MALNQAKPAGEIVPAAFDADGKQIGYIHSIETGAAVDGPGMRFALFVSGCQFRCLYCHNPDTWKLHTGKPWTVDAIVTEIAKYASFLRVAGGLTISGGEPLMQAHFIGEIFRRAKQELRIHTALDTQGFLAAHLPDEYFDNIDLVLLDIKQMNSEKYEALTGKPLQPTLDFAERLFKMGKKIWLRYVLVPGWSDDEADVQLLADYLAKMNQAYPNVLERVEVLPFHKMGENKWEELGLKYELGDTRPPSNEVVHRVREQFRAKGIFCC, from the coding sequence ATGGCTTTGAACCAAGCAAAACCGGCTGGCGAGATCGTGCCTGCGGCCTTTGATGCCGACGGCAAACAAATTGGATATATACATTCGATTGAAACCGGCGCTGCCGTGGATGGCCCTGGTATGCGTTTTGCGCTGTTTGTGAGCGGCTGTCAATTTCGCTGCCTGTATTGCCACAATCCAGACACTTGGAAATTGCACACCGGCAAGCCATGGACGGTTGATGCCATCGTGACCGAGATCGCCAAATACGCCAGCTTTCTGCGCGTAGCTGGCGGTTTGACGATTTCAGGTGGCGAACCCTTGATGCAGGCGCATTTTATTGGCGAAATTTTCCGCCGTGCCAAGCAAGAGCTTAGAATCCATACGGCGCTTGATACGCAGGGGTTTCTGGCTGCGCATTTACCGGATGAGTATTTCGATAATATCGATCTGGTTTTGCTCGATATTAAGCAAATGAATTCAGAAAAATACGAAGCTTTAACTGGAAAACCTTTGCAACCTACGCTCGATTTTGCCGAGCGACTGTTCAAAATGGGTAAAAAAATCTGGTTGCGCTACGTGCTAGTGCCAGGCTGGTCGGATGACGAGGCTGATGTGCAGCTACTTGCTGATTATCTCGCCAAAATGAATCAGGCCTATCCGAATGTATTGGAGCGGGTTGAGGTGCTGCCATTTCATAAAATGGGCGAGAATAAATGGGAAGAACTGGGCTTGAAATATGAGCTAGGCGATACCAGGCCACCGAGCAATGAAGTCGTGCATCGCGTGCGTGAGCAGTTTAGAGCGAAGGGGATTTTCTGCTGTTAA